Proteins from one Caldalkalibacillus salinus genomic window:
- a CDS encoding bacilysin biosynthesis protein BacA, whose product MTKTALRSEMDRLNHFIDHYGKKDFTVGTLGPSGSSSEAATQFLLGSFFEQYEANVTLYDSFEMCLDTLGTGDIDAAVVPHAYPKINLFYMNPNLELTYMFRMDTPMYGLAARHDYVFHEEALTNEIVLSHPAPVSLMDFYCAPKIKEKPIQYKLISSTSKAAQLVAEGHYNLALTNWNAIQTYNLTFVMTFEPIRMSWSMFTKRRLV is encoded by the coding sequence ATGACAAAAACGGCACTGAGGTCGGAGATGGATCGGTTAAATCATTTTATTGATCATTATGGGAAAAAAGACTTCACTGTTGGCACCCTAGGACCTTCTGGCAGTAGTAGTGAGGCCGCGACGCAATTCCTTTTGGGTTCTTTCTTTGAACAGTATGAGGCAAACGTCACGCTTTATGACTCGTTTGAAATGTGTTTAGACACCCTCGGTACAGGCGACATTGATGCGGCAGTCGTACCCCACGCTTACCCCAAGATAAACTTATTCTACATGAATCCTAACCTAGAACTAACGTATATGTTCAGAATGGATACCCCAATGTATGGATTAGCTGCAAGACACGATTATGTCTTTCATGAAGAAGCGCTTACGAACGAGATCGTCCTATCTCACCCAGCACCCGTATCTCTTATGGATTTCTATTGCGCACCAAAGATAAAAGAGAAGCCTATCCAATACAAATTGATAAGTTCCACAAGCAAAGCCGCTCAGCTAGTGGCTGAAGGTCATTACAACCTAGCCCTCACGAATTGGAATGCGATACAAACATACAACCTCACGTTTGTCATGACCTTCGAGCCCATTCGCATGAGTTGGTCCATGTTTACGAAAAGGAGACTGGTCTAG
- a CDS encoding cupin domain-containing protein, whose amino-acid sequence MVQQLKSDYFPPARLVEWENGIKQYAYRRGDTEVLISYVPAHTTVDAHAHPEVQIGMVIQGELLMTVDEETQLLTPLASVYVAPPQTRHSAVNPSSEETIAVDIKRLKQDEAYTVETDSYFIAPKLTRDLIPGMAVTFFYNQWFELMLADIPPHGGEMPHHRHRNEQIGICIGGGYEMTIENETVQMDFGRTYFCEAKEYHSAINRQAEASKSINLFFPPRYNRTRS is encoded by the coding sequence ATGGTACAACAATTAAAATCTGATTATTTTCCACCCGCTCGGTTAGTGGAATGGGAAAACGGCATCAAACAGTACGCTTACAGAAGAGGCGATACAGAGGTGTTAATCTCCTACGTCCCCGCCCATACCACCGTTGATGCACATGCACATCCAGAGGTACAGATCGGCATGGTGATCCAAGGCGAGTTGTTGATGACGGTAGATGAGGAAACGCAATTGTTGACACCGTTAGCATCCGTTTATGTGGCCCCTCCGCAGACCCGTCATTCTGCTGTCAATCCATCTAGCGAGGAGACCATCGCTGTAGACATTAAACGCTTAAAACAAGATGAGGCCTATACGGTTGAGACCGACAGTTACTTTATTGCTCCCAAGTTAACGAGAGATCTTATACCTGGCATGGCGGTGACTTTCTTTTATAATCAATGGTTTGAGCTCATGCTCGCGGATATCCCACCCCACGGGGGTGAGATGCCACACCACCGTCATCGGAATGAACAGATCGGTATCTGTATCGGTGGCGGCTATGAGATGACCATTGAAAATGAAACGGTCCAAATGGATTTTGGTCGTACCTACTTTTGTGAAGCGAAAGAGTATCATAGTGCTATTAATAGACAGGCGGAAGCGTCCAAATCCATTAATCTATTCTTCCCTCCGCGATATAACAGGACGCGATCATGA
- a CDS encoding SDR family oxidoreductase: MRPICLVTGASRGIGLAIAQALYNRHYTLILNARNAGALKDAQASIEAQATRESQTPSERSVRSECPEIYLYPGDMTDEDVRQALFTWITNHWGQLHVLVNNVPSQMSVRPEEMTPAHIQSAVADKLIPYLDLTKQAMPLMQQQAYGRVINIVGNFAQEPNPDMFLNGMINAAIMNAAKSVADQLAPTGITVNCVHPGVIETDRYHSAREHIAHTSHISVEDATARLIKDIPMNRVGQPQEVAALVAFLASAESAYVTGQNISVDGGQRRSM, from the coding sequence ATGAGACCGATCTGTTTGGTCACTGGCGCTAGCAGAGGCATCGGATTAGCCATTGCTCAAGCGTTATACAACCGTCATTATACATTGATTCTAAACGCAAGAAACGCAGGGGCGCTCAAGGACGCTCAAGCGTCAATCGAAGCTCAGGCCACACGTGAGAGCCAAACACCATCTGAACGATCAGTAAGGAGTGAATGCCCCGAGATTTATCTCTATCCCGGGGATATGACAGATGAAGATGTACGGCAAGCGTTATTCACTTGGATCACCAATCATTGGGGTCAATTACACGTTCTAGTGAATAATGTCCCTAGCCAAATGAGTGTCAGACCCGAAGAGATGACACCCGCTCATATCCAATCCGCTGTAGCAGATAAATTAATTCCTTATCTTGATCTGACCAAGCAAGCGATGCCGCTCATGCAACAGCAAGCGTATGGCCGTGTCATTAATATTGTCGGTAACTTCGCTCAGGAACCGAATCCTGACATGTTTCTTAACGGGATGATTAATGCTGCTATTATGAACGCTGCCAAGTCTGTAGCAGATCAGTTGGCCCCCACGGGAATTACGGTTAATTGTGTCCATCCAGGTGTGATTGAAACGGATCGTTATCACAGCGCACGTGAGCATATTGCACACACGAGTCACATCAGTGTTGAGGATGCCACTGCAAGACTGATCAAGGATATTCCAATGAACCGGGTGGGTCAGCCACAGGAAGTAGCAGCGTTGGTGGCCTTTCTCGCTTCAGCGGAAAGTGCTTACGTCACGGGACAGAATATCTCCGTTGATGGCGGCCAACGCAGGTCAATGTAA
- a CDS encoding SDR family NAD(P)-dependent oxidoreductase, producing MVDTKTFEDKVVIVTGGAGGIGLATVKQFAEQGAHVVIADINQTLGTTSKSALAAEGYSVSFQHTDVADEADCEALMSRTIEQFGHLDILVNNVGIEVTTPIHNMSIEEWNRVMNVNLTSVFLCSKHALQHMLRQKSGAIVNVSSVGGLVAWPKIAAYNASKGGVLMLTKAMASDYARDNIRVNCVCPSIIDSPMTDTSIGAENRDEIKAQKAKLNPIGRLGQPEDVASAILYLASDQASFVTGTALTVDGGYTAV from the coding sequence ATGGTAGACACGAAAACTTTTGAGGATAAAGTGGTCATTGTCACGGGCGGTGCCGGTGGTATCGGTCTCGCCACAGTGAAGCAGTTCGCTGAACAAGGGGCCCATGTCGTCATCGCTGATATTAATCAGACGTTAGGGACCACATCCAAGTCGGCGCTTGCTGCTGAAGGCTACTCTGTTAGCTTCCAACATACCGATGTAGCGGATGAAGCGGATTGCGAGGCGTTAATGTCCCGTACAATCGAACAGTTTGGGCACTTAGATATCTTAGTCAATAATGTCGGCATTGAAGTGACGACACCGATTCATAACATGTCCATAGAAGAGTGGAACCGTGTGATGAACGTCAATCTGACCAGTGTTTTTCTATGTAGCAAACACGCCCTACAACATATGTTGAGGCAGAAAAGCGGCGCTATTGTTAATGTCAGTTCCGTCGGTGGTCTGGTCGCTTGGCCTAAGATTGCGGCCTATAACGCGTCTAAAGGCGGGGTCCTCATGCTCACGAAAGCGATGGCCAGTGACTATGCTCGAGACAACATTCGGGTAAATTGCGTCTGTCCAAGTATTATTGACTCACCCATGACAGACACGTCCATTGGGGCTGAGAATCGTGATGAAATCAAAGCTCAAAAAGCAAAATTAAATCCGATCGGTCGGTTAGGCCAGCCGGAAGACGTCGCGAGTGCGATCCTCTACTTAGCATCCGATCAAGCTTCTTTTGTCACGGGGACGGCTCTAACGGTCGATGGTGGTTATACAGCAGTGTAA
- a CDS encoding ATP-grasp domain-containing protein: MQKKKRVLVIADLGGCPPHSFYESVAEKYHIISYVPRPFAISAGHARYMEEYSIAVVKDPDMLQDIEDYPHPSSIYWADGEYHKPEEQVVADIKKVATLFEVDAITTNNELFIVPMARACDELGLRGAGYEAAKKARDKNLMRESFNRSGLETVQSRRVKSLEDFLQAVEDIGLPVVLKPTYLASSIGVTLIDDEEQLERTFLDTVKALEGIPVPDAITYEAPFIVERYLQGEAGDWYEEPGYGDYVSVEGMMVNGTYYPLVINDKTPLIKFTETSHITPSILDSASKALIIEAARKANEGLGLAYCSTHTELKLMKGKKVGVIETAARFGGWDLIPQIRTSFGVNAPTMLCDLLVDGQSDDLPLKVLDVPRQYSAVLNLYLTDFKTQYTFDSDQIKVQSLELNEETQLVGDTSITAFSAPEKGTVVNVDTDFESLYALATVNFVSSSPHDLKRSIENIRQHSELVFSPCTEHQLEESKS, from the coding sequence ATGCAAAAAAAGAAAAGAGTCCTCGTCATCGCGGACCTTGGGGGATGTCCCCCACACAGTTTCTATGAAAGTGTAGCGGAAAAATATCATATTATCAGTTACGTTCCTCGCCCTTTTGCCATATCCGCTGGGCATGCACGCTATATGGAGGAATACTCCATCGCAGTGGTGAAGGACCCAGATATGCTACAGGATATCGAAGACTACCCACACCCCTCCTCTATTTACTGGGCTGATGGCGAATATCACAAACCTGAAGAACAAGTGGTGGCAGACATTAAAAAAGTGGCGACCTTATTTGAAGTGGATGCCATCACAACGAATAATGAATTGTTCATCGTACCCATGGCGCGCGCTTGTGATGAATTAGGCTTACGCGGAGCTGGTTATGAAGCGGCCAAAAAAGCCCGAGATAAGAATCTGATGCGTGAGTCTTTTAATCGATCGGGATTAGAAACGGTCCAAAGCCGAAGAGTGAAAAGCTTAGAGGACTTTTTACAAGCGGTCGAGGATATTGGCTTGCCTGTGGTGTTGAAGCCCACATATCTGGCCAGCTCCATTGGCGTCACCCTGATTGATGACGAAGAGCAGTTAGAGCGGACGTTTCTCGACACGGTTAAAGCGTTAGAGGGTATCCCGGTTCCCGACGCCATTACGTACGAAGCCCCGTTCATTGTGGAGCGATACTTACAAGGAGAGGCAGGAGATTGGTACGAGGAGCCCGGATACGGCGACTATGTGAGTGTAGAAGGGATGATGGTTAACGGTACTTATTATCCACTCGTCATCAATGATAAAACACCGTTAATTAAATTTACGGAGACCTCTCATATCACGCCGTCTATCCTAGATTCTGCTTCAAAAGCACTGATTATTGAAGCGGCTAGAAAAGCGAACGAAGGGTTAGGATTAGCCTACTGTTCCACCCATACGGAGCTTAAGCTTATGAAAGGGAAAAAAGTGGGTGTCATCGAAACGGCTGCCCGTTTTGGAGGATGGGACTTAATTCCTCAAATTCGCACCTCATTCGGGGTCAATGCACCCACTATGTTATGTGACCTGCTCGTCGATGGTCAATCGGATGACTTACCGCTGAAGGTTTTAGACGTCCCTCGGCAGTACTCTGCGGTGCTTAATCTGTACCTCACTGATTTTAAAACACAATATACGTTCGATTCTGATCAAATCAAGGTTCAATCCTTAGAATTGAACGAGGAAACACAGTTAGTGGGCGATACGTCTATTACCGCATTCAGTGCGCCTGAGAAAGGCACCGTTGTCAACGTGGACACGGATTTCGAGTCTTTGTACGCCTTAGCGACGGTTAATTTTGTCAGCTCGTCTCCACATGACCTGAAGCGCTCTATAGAGAACATACGCCAACATAGTGAACTCGTTTTTAGTCCTTGTACCGAACACCAACTAGAGGAGTCCAAATCATGA
- a CDS encoding MFS transporter, translating to MSQANRTTKLNKDAKLLLVSQSASFMGDYCVLPAILILATYYGNYWVVSGVLVVRSIPMIFQPFLGVFVDKFERKVIMFWTDIIRGLCFLALFFLPEGEFPLLFLGLLFVSYASGVFFNPARLSLMANLGVDVKRINTLFALATTLCIIFGASFGALFLFLMGSVKAAVLFNALSYLLPAALVLMIKAESPKIDSVGFRAHMQSFKRGLLEIKGNAYVRNAVYLMMTMATMCGVAYSFYPSVSEGFIDGEVGNFILTVALGVGGFIGAKSVERWGFQSQVGITLFYILSLASILCFIYSPTFMFAMLAATVFYMAMEFGEVIAKVRVHESTTNDIQGRIFAVSEALIGLCLSLGALFINLFSLPVIAGIIGLMIIALAVQSRSLRHMTDKEQHSGSAPGV from the coding sequence ATGAGTCAAGCGAATCGTACAACTAAGTTAAATAAAGATGCTAAGCTTCTGTTGGTCAGTCAGTCTGCTTCATTCATGGGAGATTACTGCGTCCTCCCTGCTATCTTAATTTTAGCGACTTATTACGGCAACTACTGGGTGGTATCCGGTGTGCTTGTCGTACGCAGTATACCGATGATCTTTCAACCCTTTCTGGGCGTCTTCGTCGATAAGTTTGAACGCAAAGTGATTATGTTCTGGACAGATATCATAAGAGGGCTATGCTTCTTAGCTCTCTTTTTTCTCCCTGAAGGAGAGTTTCCGCTTCTCTTTCTAGGCTTGTTATTCGTTTCTTATGCCAGTGGGGTGTTCTTCAACCCAGCACGATTGTCCCTGATGGCTAATCTAGGCGTGGATGTGAAACGCATCAATACGCTCTTTGCCTTAGCGACAACGCTATGTATTATTTTCGGGGCCAGTTTTGGGGCACTGTTCTTGTTCTTAATGGGATCAGTTAAAGCGGCCGTCCTCTTCAATGCCCTGTCTTACCTTTTACCCGCTGCACTGGTGTTAATGATTAAGGCAGAGTCACCCAAAATCGATAGTGTGGGATTCAGAGCACACATGCAAAGCTTTAAACGCGGGCTTTTAGAGATTAAGGGCAATGCTTATGTGCGTAACGCCGTGTACTTGATGATGACCATGGCGACAATGTGCGGCGTAGCCTACAGCTTTTATCCTTCTGTGAGTGAGGGATTTATAGACGGTGAGGTCGGCAACTTTATCTTGACGGTGGCCCTCGGTGTCGGTGGGTTCATCGGAGCGAAGTCAGTGGAACGCTGGGGATTCCAATCTCAAGTAGGGATCACGTTATTTTATATCTTGTCCTTGGCTTCTATATTATGCTTTATCTATTCACCGACGTTTATGTTCGCAATGCTTGCGGCCACGGTGTTTTATATGGCCATGGAGTTTGGGGAAGTGATAGCGAAGGTACGGGTGCATGAGAGCACAACGAATGATATACAAGGTAGAATCTTTGCTGTATCTGAGGCTTTGATCGGGCTGTGCTTGTCGCTGGGGGCCTTGTTCATCAATCTATTCTCACTTCCGGTTATCGCAGGCATCATTGGTTTAATGATTATCGCTCTGGCGGTGCAGTCTCGATCTCTGCGCCATATGACGGATAAGGAACAGCATTCAGGCTCTGCACCTGGGGTGTAA
- a CDS encoding YggT family protein, with translation MRGTPYVIYFINIVIGIAQVVLGLRIILKLFGANTAAPFVQWVYDTSAPLLYPFEGIFPTRALDGSFVIEFSSLFAFVIYTLVGYLLTQLVLMLDKTARK, from the coding sequence ATGCGTGGTACACCCTATGTGATTTATTTCATTAATATCGTCATTGGTATCGCCCAAGTGGTCTTAGGGTTACGTATTATTCTAAAGTTGTTCGGTGCGAATACGGCTGCCCCGTTCGTACAGTGGGTTTATGATACGAGTGCCCCATTACTTTACCCTTTCGAGGGTATCTTTCCGACAAGAGCATTAGATGGCTCTTTCGTCATTGAATTCTCTAGTCTGTTTGCCTTTGTTATTTATACTTTAGTGGGGTACCTTCTTACTCAGCTTGTACTGATGTTGGATAAGACGGCCAGGAAGTAG
- a CDS encoding aldo/keto reductase: MPRFGLGVFKVQDGDEVVQSVKAALDTGYRSIDTAAVYKNEEGVGQALAETDVPREEIFVTTKLWNSEQGYDSTLKAFDESLKKLGLDYVDLYLIHWPLPKKGKFKETWQAFEKLYEEGRVRAIGVSNFNAHHLEELMEDCKVKPMVNQVEFHPKLTQQKVHEFCKQHQIQLEAWSPLMQGQLLDNPTIVEIANKHDKSPAQVILRWDLQNEVVTIPKSIKPHRIKENADIFDFELSQEDMDKISALNEDQRVGPDPDVFDRE; this comes from the coding sequence ATGCCAAGGTTTGGTTTAGGTGTATTTAAGGTTCAAGACGGAGATGAAGTCGTGCAGTCGGTTAAAGCCGCTCTCGACACAGGCTATAGAAGCATAGATACAGCAGCTGTTTACAAAAACGAGGAAGGGGTTGGCCAAGCGTTAGCTGAAACCGACGTCCCTCGTGAAGAGATCTTCGTGACAACGAAGCTATGGAATAGCGAGCAAGGTTACGACTCTACACTAAAAGCGTTCGATGAAAGTCTAAAAAAGCTAGGCTTAGACTACGTTGACCTATACCTCATTCACTGGCCACTACCGAAAAAAGGGAAGTTCAAGGAAACATGGCAAGCGTTCGAAAAGCTGTATGAAGAAGGGCGTGTGCGTGCGATTGGCGTAAGTAACTTTAACGCGCACCACCTAGAGGAGCTAATGGAAGACTGTAAAGTGAAGCCGATGGTGAACCAAGTAGAATTTCATCCAAAGCTGACACAACAGAAGGTACATGAGTTCTGTAAGCAGCATCAGATACAGCTTGAAGCATGGTCTCCATTAATGCAAGGCCAACTGCTCGACAACCCAACGATCGTTGAGATTGCTAACAAACATGATAAATCTCCAGCGCAAGTGATCTTACGTTGGGATCTTCAGAACGAAGTGGTGACCATTCCGAAATCCATTAAGCCACATCGTATCAAAGAAAATGCAGACATCTTTGATTTTGAACTGAGCCAAGAAGACATGGATAAGATTTCAGCCCTTAATGAAGACCAACGTGTCGGTCCAGACCCAGACGTATTCGACCGTGAATAA
- a CDS encoding VOC family protein: protein MIKGFHHTGVKVSDMERSIAFYEKTFQLEVTRRTHISEDTELCFLSFPDSPGVSVELICEKQQAEPLGEGQVHHLAFRVSNIEEEMSRLKSSGLSFSTEAPIEVLGGLKVAFTTGPDDEILELVEE from the coding sequence ATGATCAAAGGATTTCATCACACAGGCGTTAAGGTCTCTGACATGGAGCGTTCCATCGCTTTTTATGAGAAAACATTCCAGTTAGAGGTCACAAGACGTACACACATAAGCGAAGACACTGAATTATGCTTCTTATCGTTTCCTGATTCCCCCGGAGTCAGTGTGGAGTTAATTTGTGAAAAACAACAAGCAGAACCTCTAGGGGAAGGACAAGTTCATCACCTCGCTTTCCGTGTATCAAACATTGAAGAGGAAATGTCCCGTCTCAAAAGTTCAGGCCTTTCTTTTTCAACAGAGGCGCCAATAGAAGTTTTAGGCGGCCTGAAAGTGGCTTTTACTACGGGACCGGACGATGAGATTCTAGAGTTGGTTGAAGAATAG
- the paaK gene encoding phenylacetate--CoA ligase PaaK: MSTYVQEETWDREKMRDLQWERLKTTIERVYENVPFYRTAFQEAQIEPESIQSLEDLQRLPFTQKHHLREHYPFDLIATPIEEVVRFHGSSGTSGKPTVVAYTQQDIDHWADIVARCIYMAGGRPGDILHNAYGYGLFTGGLGLHYGSERLGCATVPISGGNTSRQITLIQDFKPRVICATPSYLLNIGETMKEMAIDPTTTSLKYAILGAEPWSEEMRDYIEQLFDIKALDIYGLSEIIGPGVAMECPEGQDGLHIAEDHFLVEVIDPETLQPVAEGEDGELVFTSLTKEALPIIRYRTGDIASITREQCVCGRTTTKMSRVKGRIDDMLIIRGVNVFPSEIERYVLQMEALSSHYQIHLSKKGVMDHAVLHVEVSESFFDSIPGQDLKHPLAQDLVKDIQHTLKEQALVTMDVQLNAPNTIPRSEGKAKRIVDQRKASVAQT; the protein is encoded by the coding sequence ATGTCCACCTATGTGCAAGAGGAAACTTGGGATCGGGAAAAGATGAGAGATTTGCAATGGGAACGGTTAAAGACAACGATCGAGCGTGTCTACGAGAACGTCCCTTTTTATCGGACAGCCTTTCAAGAGGCGCAAATTGAACCGGAGAGCATTCAATCTTTGGAGGATTTGCAGAGGCTACCTTTTACCCAAAAGCATCATTTGAGAGAACATTACCCGTTTGACCTGATCGCTACACCGATAGAAGAGGTTGTACGGTTTCATGGGTCTTCTGGGACAAGTGGTAAGCCCACGGTAGTGGCCTATACGCAACAAGACATCGATCACTGGGCAGATATCGTCGCACGTTGTATTTACATGGCAGGTGGACGACCAGGAGACATATTACACAACGCTTATGGATATGGGTTATTCACTGGGGGACTTGGCTTGCACTACGGTTCTGAGAGGCTTGGATGTGCGACTGTTCCAATATCAGGCGGTAATACATCCCGACAGATCACACTGATACAAGACTTTAAACCTCGTGTCATCTGTGCGACCCCTTCTTATCTCTTAAACATCGGTGAAACGATGAAAGAGATGGCCATCGACCCTACCACTACTTCCCTCAAATACGCTATCTTGGGTGCCGAACCGTGGTCTGAGGAGATGCGCGATTATATAGAACAGCTTTTTGATATTAAAGCTCTAGACATCTACGGTCTAAGTGAGATTATCGGACCCGGGGTGGCGATGGAGTGCCCTGAGGGACAAGATGGTCTACACATTGCTGAAGATCATTTCCTCGTTGAAGTGATTGACCCTGAAACTTTACAACCGGTGGCGGAGGGAGAAGATGGGGAGCTTGTGTTCACGTCTCTCACCAAAGAAGCGTTACCGATCATACGCTACCGTACGGGAGATATCGCCTCAATCACTCGAGAGCAGTGTGTATGTGGACGGACAACGACGAAAATGAGCCGCGTCAAAGGCCGCATAGATGACATGCTCATTATTCGTGGGGTGAACGTCTTCCCTTCAGAGATCGAGCGTTACGTGCTACAAATGGAAGCCCTATCGTCTCATTATCAGATTCATTTATCGAAAAAAGGGGTCATGGACCACGCTGTGTTACACGTTGAAGTATCAGAATCTTTCTTCGACTCTATTCCAGGTCAAGATTTGAAGCATCCGCTAGCCCAAGACCTTGTGAAAGATATTCAACATACACTAAAGGAACAAGCTCTTGTCACGATGGATGTTCAACTTAACGCACCAAATACCATCCCCCGCTCAGAGGGTAAAGCCAAGCGAATTGTGGATCAGCGTAAGGCTTCTGTCGCCCAAACATAG
- a CDS encoding stalk domain-containing protein: protein MKKGMIIFVAFALLLAGCQSTSPALTSIAFKSLEMGSTSFEAEQTFKVKTNFTTDYQSELDDMTLMLLEVLENGVHVESKRTLDNEEYVRVYIDQPITIHNRTFPELDVEWFKTANGVYVKTSADEEYIQITDDWMQEIEGAFYKTDQLEPLLPSIENYLSQYDYDLSNVSSNGKVTIDTPDGQKEVTHIEYAVDFDELFNMLAFTFGNLAEYDRLDDFYVALEELNSTVEPDAQFLPPGDREANLELVRQTLKDVGLMLEYMGKDELMQEMGVDANFDGQFNVYVDDQAHTLKLDNTFSLSLTPLVNSELERPVEIEVSMSGFRWNQGETVEIPRPDTDKIMTTHELKEDPELHKTLSEDSIVRYALEELVFAKKGTLFIDQAHATIRHQTVQMDTVPYINQDHTFVPVRYISDLTQSPVSWDDTTKTATFSLDGEEVSVQLNNRVAIVNGAEVEMPIAAEIRNSRVMVPLRFVTESLGAHVQYNAEDRSVDIEFE, encoded by the coding sequence ATGAAAAAAGGGATGATCATCTTTGTCGCTTTCGCGCTGCTTCTAGCAGGCTGTCAGAGTACAAGCCCAGCCCTCACTTCTATCGCTTTTAAGAGCTTAGAAATGGGCAGCACGTCATTTGAAGCGGAACAAACGTTCAAAGTGAAGACCAATTTTACGACCGATTATCAATCCGAATTGGATGATATGACATTGATGTTGTTAGAAGTTCTAGAGAACGGTGTGCATGTGGAGTCTAAGAGAACATTAGATAATGAAGAATATGTTCGCGTCTACATAGACCAACCAATAACCATTCATAATAGAACTTTTCCAGAGTTAGATGTGGAATGGTTTAAGACGGCTAACGGTGTCTATGTGAAGACATCTGCAGATGAAGAGTATATTCAAATAACAGATGATTGGATGCAGGAGATAGAGGGGGCATTTTACAAAACTGATCAACTTGAACCTTTACTTCCGTCTATTGAAAATTATCTTAGTCAGTACGATTACGATTTAAGCAATGTTTCATCGAATGGCAAGGTGACGATAGATACACCTGATGGACAAAAAGAAGTGACACATATAGAGTATGCGGTTGATTTTGATGAACTGTTTAATATGCTCGCATTTACTTTTGGTAACTTAGCAGAATATGATAGATTAGATGATTTTTATGTCGCTTTGGAAGAGTTAAACAGCACTGTTGAACCAGATGCGCAATTCTTACCTCCTGGTGATCGTGAAGCCAACCTTGAATTAGTGAGACAAACCTTGAAAGACGTGGGTTTAATGTTAGAATACATGGGTAAAGATGAACTTATGCAGGAAATGGGCGTTGACGCTAACTTTGATGGTCAGTTTAACGTTTATGTAGATGATCAAGCCCATACGTTGAAGCTAGATAATACATTTAGTTTGTCTTTGACCCCTCTTGTGAACAGTGAACTAGAAAGACCTGTAGAAATAGAAGTAAGCATGAGTGGCTTCAGATGGAACCAAGGCGAAACGGTTGAAATTCCACGACCAGACACCGATAAGATCATGACAACTCATGAGTTAAAAGAAGACCCAGAATTACACAAAACGTTAAGTGAAGACTCCATCGTGCGTTATGCGTTAGAAGAGTTGGTATTCGCGAAAAAAGGAACCTTATTCATCGACCAAGCGCATGCAACGATTCGCCACCAAACGGTACAAATGGATACTGTACCTTATATCAACCAGGATCATACATTTGTCCCTGTAAGATATATTTCTGACCTAACCCAAAGCCCTGTCAGCTGGGATGATACAACCAAAACAGCAACCTTCTCATTAGACGGGGAAGAAGTATCCGTGCAACTTAATAATAGAGTGGCTATTGTGAACGGGGCGGAAGTGGAGATGCCGATCGCTGCGGAGATAAGAAATTCACGCGTCATGGTCCCGCTACGCTTTGTTACTGAAAGCCTAGGCGCTCACGTTCAATACAACGCTGAAGATCGAAGTGTTGATATCGAATTTGAATAA
- a CDS encoding Yip1 family protein: protein MSYENGRNETENETEKEREMDATIDAHHDTVESSADPRAQLQYAEPEEMKSAFLTIWTKPKVTVRKLVNTNPRYMVILLVILSSVSGVLSQGLTDISSAMFALWLGLALVGGLVAGFIAFFFLSALYKWVGSWIDGQASHRETRTVYAWSNLPLIVANIILFLGVLILGPHVMNNPLMTDNAATAVITALVLLIQLALFIWSVVILVGGLSEVHRFSNWKAFATLLIIFLLLLVPFILLVVIIAGVIGTMMI from the coding sequence ATGTCTTACGAAAATGGTCGAAATGAAACTGAAAATGAAACGGAAAAAGAAAGGGAAATGGATGCAACGATTGACGCCCATCACGATACCGTGGAATCTTCTGCAGACCCAAGGGCACAATTACAATATGCTGAACCAGAAGAGATGAAATCGGCGTTTCTAACTATATGGACGAAACCAAAAGTCACGGTTCGAAAACTGGTAAACACAAACCCTCGTTATATGGTTATCTTACTTGTGATACTCTCCAGTGTGAGTGGTGTATTATCTCAAGGACTGACAGATATCTCAAGCGCTATGTTCGCGCTTTGGCTTGGTCTCGCTTTAGTCGGCGGTCTCGTGGCTGGATTCATCGCTTTTTTCTTTTTAAGTGCGCTGTACAAGTGGGTGGGAAGCTGGATAGACGGTCAGGCCTCGCATCGAGAAACCCGCACAGTATATGCTTGGTCCAACCTACCATTGATTGTGGCTAATATAATCTTATTTTTAGGGGTTCTTATATTAGGGCCTCACGTGATGAATAATCCATTAATGACCGATAACGCTGCAACAGCCGTCATCACAGCCCTCGTATTACTCATACAGCTCGCTCTGTTTATATGGTCCGTCGTCATACTGGTTGGGGGATTGAGTGAGGTCCACCGTTTCTCCAACTGGAAGGCGTTTGCCACTTTATTAATTATTTTCCTCTTGCTATTAGTGCCATTTATTCTGCTCGTGGTCATCATTGCAGGCGTTATTGGTACAATGATGATTTAA